A window of the bacterium genome harbors these coding sequences:
- the menC gene encoding o-succinylbenzoate synthase produces MKIERIELRHTKMELVSPFTTSMGTEYDEEHIMVRIDAEGITGWGESVAEGTPFYSYETVQTAWHILQDFLIPSILGKDIRSIDEAISLYSKVRGHMMAKAGLEAALWDVFAKSKNISLSKMLGGTKDKVEVGVSIGIQNSESELINKVSAYLDEGYKRIKIKISPGNDIQYVKALRKEFPEILLQVDANSAYELKHINLFKEMDSYHLLLIEQPLGYEDIYDHSKLQRELKTPICLDESIHSLDDTRAAIELDSCRVINIKPGRVGGFTESKLIHDYCASKNIPVWCGGMLESGIGRAGNVALASLPNFTLPGDISASKRYYKEDIVEPEFTVNKDGTMDVPTKPGIGVEVNMKRLEQVTVRKKTFK; encoded by the coding sequence ATGAAAATCGAAAGAATTGAACTCCGTCATACCAAAATGGAATTGGTTTCTCCCTTTACAACATCAATGGGAACTGAATATGATGAAGAACATATTATGGTTAGAATTGATGCAGAAGGAATTACTGGCTGGGGCGAATCGGTAGCTGAAGGAACTCCTTTTTATTCTTACGAAACAGTTCAGACTGCCTGGCACATTCTTCAGGATTTTCTTATCCCATCAATTCTTGGAAAAGATATCAGAAGTATCGATGAAGCAATTTCTCTTTACTCAAAAGTTCGTGGACATATGATGGCAAAAGCCGGTCTTGAAGCAGCATTGTGGGATGTTTTTGCAAAATCAAAAAATATTTCGCTTTCAAAAATGCTCGGGGGGACTAAAGATAAAGTTGAGGTTGGTGTAAGCATTGGTATACAAAATTCCGAATCTGAACTTATCAATAAAGTTAGTGCTTATCTTGATGAAGGCTATAAAAGAATTAAAATAAAAATTTCTCCGGGGAATGATATTCAGTACGTTAAAGCATTGAGAAAAGAATTCCCGGAAATTCTTCTTCAAGTTGATGCTAATTCAGCTTATGAATTAAAACATATTAATTTGTTCAAAGAAATGGATAGCTATCATCTTCTGTTAATTGAACAACCTCTTGGATACGAAGATATTTATGATCACTCAAAACTTCAGCGGGAACTTAAAACCCCAATTTGTCTTGATGAAAGTATTCATTCGCTCGACGATACTCGTGCTGCAATTGAACTTGACAGCTGCAGAGTAATCAATATAAAACCAGGACGAGTTGGAGGATTTACTGAATCAAAATTAATACACGATTACTGTGCATCTAAAAATATTCCTGTTTGGTGCGGTGGAATGCTTGAATCAGGAATTGGACGGGCAGGAAATGTTGCTCTCGCTTCTCTTCCAAACTTTACTTTGCCCGGAGATATTTCTGCAAGTAAAAGATACTACAAAGAAGATATTGTTGAACCAGAATTCACAGTTAATAAGGACGGAACAATGGATGTTCCAACTAAACCGGGTATCGGTGTAGAGGTAAATATGAAAAGATTAGAACAAGTGACTGTTCGCAAGAAAACTTTTAAGTAG
- a CDS encoding RtcB family protein, which produces MKWIKEDENLKIPIKSWCETLELGALEQAENLANHPVTLNHIALMPDAHVGYGMPIGGVIATENAIIPNAVGVDIGCGMGAVKTNFPANDLTDKSLIRKILNDIKANVPVGEGNAHKHPHSWDGFPAYLKTLGIGEEVDDFKNPKLPAWLDKATWTLAFKNLGTLGGGNHFIEMQISQDGYLWLMLHSGSRNIGNRIASYYHKLAQEINDKYNDELPDKDLAFFRTEMDEGNDYIRDMNFALEYARENRRLMMEEFKQAILINLGDVNFLEETNIHHNYAALENHFEKSVWIHRKGATSAKKGEKGIIPGSMGTSSYIVEGLGNEESFQSCSHGAGRKMGRMDACRNLTAKECDKAMGDVVYDRWGKLKKFGKKINGGELFDLGESPLAYKNIDEVIQSELDLIKPIVKLRPLGVVKG; this is translated from the coding sequence ATGAAATGGATCAAAGAAGATGAAAATCTTAAAATACCGATAAAATCCTGGTGCGAAACACTTGAACTAGGTGCACTTGAACAGGCTGAAAATCTTGCTAATCATCCTGTTACTTTAAATCATATTGCGTTAATGCCCGATGCTCATGTCGGATATGGAATGCCGATTGGTGGAGTTATTGCAACCGAAAATGCAATCATACCGAATGCAGTCGGTGTTGATATTGGATGTGGAATGGGTGCAGTTAAAACCAATTTTCCTGCAAATGATTTAACTGATAAATCTTTAATTAGAAAAATCCTTAATGATATAAAAGCAAATGTACCGGTCGGTGAAGGAAATGCACACAAACATCCACACTCATGGGATGGGTTTCCTGCTTACTTAAAAACTCTTGGTATTGGTGAAGAAGTTGATGACTTCAAGAATCCAAAATTGCCAGCATGGTTGGATAAAGCTACCTGGACATTAGCATTCAAAAATCTTGGAACTTTAGGCGGCGGAAATCATTTTATTGAAATGCAAATTTCACAGGATGGATACCTCTGGCTGATGCTACATTCAGGTTCAAGAAATATTGGTAATAGGATCGCCTCATATTATCATAAACTTGCTCAGGAAATAAATGATAAATACAATGATGAACTACCGGATAAAGATCTTGCATTTTTTAGAACAGAGATGGATGAAGGAAATGATTACATTAGAGATATGAATTTTGCTCTGGAATATGCAAGAGAAAACAGAAGATTAATGATGGAAGAATTTAAACAAGCCATTCTAATAAATCTTGGTGATGTAAATTTTCTTGAAGAAACAAATATCCATCATAATTACGCAGCATTGGAAAATCATTTTGAAAAATCCGTTTGGATTCATCGGAAAGGTGCAACATCTGCTAAGAAAGGTGAGAAGGGAATAATTCCCGGTTCGATGGGGACTTCTTCTTACATTGTTGAAGGATTAGGTAATGAAGAATCTTTTCAATCCTGTTCTCACGGTGCCGGCAGAAAAATGGGAAGAATGGATGCTTGCAGAAATCTTACTGCAAAAGAATGCGATAAAGCAATGGGTGACGTTGTATATGATCGATGGGGTAAACTCAAAAAGTTTGGAAAGAAAATAAATGGTGGGGAATTGTTTGATCTTGGTGAGTCACCTCTTGCCTATAAAAACATTGATGAGGTAATTCAATCTGAATTAGATCTTATAAAACCTATCGTTAAACTAAGACCACTCGGTGTTGTTAAAGGATAG
- a CDS encoding FkbM family methyltransferase → MISFKLNTKKALKKGELIIDHGKYKFIFYGGGDRGEILYHAFWDKMFSEEIQKVKNFIKPGDTVIDVGGNLGFFVLILNELVGNTGNIYTFEPSKRLKAKLESTVQKNYLQNVTIVNFALGESEGVTTIHYNPKQTGLTSIVTDFETGSLSEEIQITTLDKYSENISGRVSFIKIDTEGFEPQVLNGARKLISRDKPTIYIELGGDYQNSSAQALKILKELNYDCEAYSIDLKNVPAGINFIATPKP, encoded by the coding sequence TTGATCTCTTTTAAGCTGAACACAAAGAAAGCACTTAAAAAAGGTGAGTTAATTATTGATCATGGGAAATATAAATTTATTTTTTATGGCGGTGGCGATAGAGGCGAAATTCTATATCATGCTTTCTGGGATAAAATGTTTTCAGAAGAAATACAAAAAGTTAAAAATTTTATCAAGCCGGGTGATACTGTAATTGATGTTGGCGGTAATCTTGGTTTCTTCGTTTTGATTTTAAATGAACTAGTTGGGAATACAGGAAACATTTATACCTTCGAACCATCAAAAAGACTTAAAGCAAAACTCGAATCCACAGTTCAGAAAAATTATCTTCAAAATGTTACTATTGTAAATTTCGCACTTGGAGAATCAGAAGGAGTCACAACAATTCATTACAATCCAAAGCAAACAGGTCTAACTTCGATTGTAACTGATTTTGAAACTGGATCACTCAGTGAAGAAATTCAGATCACAACACTCGATAAATATTCTGAAAATATTTCTGGAAGAGTATCATTCATAAAAATTGATACTGAAGGTTTTGAACCGCAGGTTTTAAATGGCGCAAGGAAACTTATTTCCAGGGACAAACCAACTATTTACATTGAGCTTGGCGGCGATTATCAGAACTCATCCGCACAGGCATTAAAGATTCTAAAAGAATTAAATTACGATTGTGAAGCATATAGTATCGATTTGAAGAATGTTCCCGCCGGAATAAATTTTATCGCTACTCCAAAACCTTAA
- a CDS encoding OmpA family protein: MKNLFTIKSGNLILLICLLSASVSLAQFNDYTVKIGLQANGILPDTEFDKENKPKDPEYKFSGLGRLFIRFEFFTPVVEMEAGGGFGRLAGIDTAKNNWWTYMIPLDLRVILSPFDMDVWSPYLYGGVGAMYFNNDDPPSDAFNNGKEEGWTTIFPVGGGFEVALSEAITLDFSGGYTFSLSDDLNKYDNQNLANSEGNYDGYYSAGIGLIFVNGSGSSDKDGDGLTKREEKELGTDPDNPDTDGDGLKDGEEVRTYMTNPLNTDSDTDGLTDGEEVKTYSTDPNKSDTDADGLSDNLEIKTHNTDPLKADTDGDGLNDGDEINVYKTDPLKVDTDSDTISDSDEINLYKTDALNPDTDADNLKDGEEINMYRTDPLKADTDGGTVDDFTEVNRGTNPLNPEDDVVKMDVPIVLEGITFETGKSDITPESEIVLQGALKTMQTYSDIIVEISGHTDDVGSASSNQSLSQRRADSVRFWLISKGIQPDRIISKGYGEEFPRVPNASPENRRMNRRIEFKRIR; this comes from the coding sequence ATGAAAAATTTATTTACAATTAAATCAGGAAACTTGATCTTGCTGATTTGCCTTCTATCTGCATCAGTTTCTTTAGCTCAATTCAATGACTATACGGTTAAAATTGGTTTACAGGCAAATGGAATTTTGCCTGATACAGAATTCGATAAGGAGAATAAGCCGAAAGATCCTGAATATAAGTTTTCGGGGCTGGGAAGGCTTTTTATAAGATTTGAATTCTTTACGCCGGTTGTCGAAATGGAAGCAGGTGGAGGATTTGGAAGACTCGCGGGCATAGATACAGCAAAAAATAATTGGTGGACTTATATGATTCCATTAGATCTAAGAGTCATATTAAGTCCGTTTGATATGGATGTTTGGAGTCCATATTTATATGGTGGTGTTGGTGCAATGTACTTTAATAATGATGATCCGCCTAGCGATGCATTTAACAATGGGAAAGAAGAAGGTTGGACAACAATATTCCCTGTTGGTGGTGGTTTTGAAGTAGCACTCTCCGAGGCAATAACATTAGATTTTTCAGGTGGGTACACTTTTTCACTATCTGATGATTTAAATAAATATGATAATCAGAATTTAGCAAACTCTGAGGGTAACTATGATGGTTATTATAGTGCAGGTATAGGACTAATTTTTGTTAATGGCAGCGGTTCGTCGGATAAAGACGGTGATGGATTAACGAAGAGGGAAGAAAAGGAACTTGGTACTGATCCGGATAATCCAGATACTGATGGCGATGGTTTGAAAGATGGAGAAGAAGTCAGGACTTACATGACCAATCCTTTAAATACAGATTCAGATACTGACGGTTTAACCGATGGTGAAGAAGTAAAAACTTATTCCACTGATCCAAACAAATCAGATACAGATGCAGATGGACTTTCTGATAACCTGGAAATCAAAACTCACAATACAGATCCGCTGAAAGCTGATACAGATGGTGATGGTTTAAATGATGGAGATGAAATTAATGTCTACAAAACCGATCCGCTCAAAGTAGATACAGATAGCGATACAATTTCAGACAGTGATGAAATAAATCTTTACAAAACAGATGCTTTGAATCCTGATACGGACGCTGATAATTTGAAAGATGGAGAAGAAATAAATATGTATAGAACTGATCCATTAAAGGCAGATACAGACGGTGGAACTGTTGATGATTTCACAGAAGTTAATCGTGGTACAAATCCTTTAAATCCTGAAGATGATGTAGTGAAAATGGATGTACCAATTGTACTTGAAGGAATTACTTTTGAAACAGGAAAATCTGACATTACACCTGAATCTGAAATTGTTCTACAAGGTGCGCTAAAAACAATGCAGACTTATTCAGATATTATCGTCGAGATAAGTGGTCACACTGATGACGTTGGTAGTGCATCAAGTAATCAATCACTTTCACAACGAAGAGCTGATTCAGTAAGATTCTGGTTGATCAGTAAGGGAATTCAACCCGATAGAATAATTTCAAAGGGATATGGCGAAGAATTTCCGAGAGTGCCGAATGCATCACCTGAAAATAGAAGAATGAACAGAAGGATTGAATTTAAACGAATCAGATAA
- a CDS encoding 4Fe-4S dicluster domain-containing protein yields MNFSKLKKIRVYVALLFFVTTLLLFLDIIHIIPARLTPYVLYFQFVPSTVKFFNQFSLIASGFIIVLIATILFGRVYCSSVCPLGTLQDIISRVALTFNKNKFFQMLRDFKLLKYSILTATILSLFSGSLILLNLLDPFSLAGKIFSNLFRVLLIPFNNLAALTLEQFNIYRVYPIELKALSWIAISFSSIILLTIGIMSFTKGRLFCNTICPLGTFLGLTSRFSLFKIKIDETDCSGCGVCQTVCKAGCIDNENKKIDYDRCVNCFNCFTACPSNGIVYKKSLQSILLKEKKEIDIDKRKFFTRLVIGVIGLSDFLKAQVKVIPKKKSTVPVFKNVYPSPPGSGSVEHYYSNCTACHLCVAACPTHVLQPLFLEHGFFNILQPFLDNSAAYCTFECIRCTEVCPTGALLPITVEEKTKDQIGKTIFVKENCIVETEGTECGACSEHCPTKAVIMVPYKNNIKIPEVTNEYCVGCGACEYACPTIPYKAIYVEGNEIHQIAKAAPQERLQQEIDYKEEFPF; encoded by the coding sequence ATGAACTTTTCTAAATTAAAGAAGATCAGGGTTTATGTTGCTCTTCTTTTCTTTGTGACTACTCTTTTATTATTTCTAGACATCATACATATAATTCCTGCGCGATTAACGCCTTATGTGCTTTACTTTCAGTTCGTTCCATCTACTGTTAAATTTTTCAACCAATTCTCACTGATTGCTTCTGGCTTTATCATCGTTTTAATAGCTACCATTTTATTTGGGAGAGTTTACTGTTCCAGCGTTTGTCCGCTTGGAACTCTTCAAGATATTATTTCAAGAGTCGCACTGACTTTCAACAAGAATAAATTTTTTCAGATGCTCAGAGACTTCAAACTGCTGAAATATAGTATTCTGACTGCAACAATTTTATCTCTATTTAGTGGTAGCTTGATATTATTAAATCTGCTCGATCCTTTTAGCCTTGCAGGGAAAATATTCTCAAACCTATTTCGTGTGCTTCTGATTCCATTTAATAATTTAGCAGCTCTCACTCTTGAACAATTCAATATTTACAGAGTATATCCAATCGAGTTGAAAGCATTAAGCTGGATTGCAATTTCTTTTTCATCAATTATTCTTTTAACAATTGGAATAATGTCTTTCACAAAAGGAAGATTATTTTGCAACACTATCTGTCCTTTAGGAACATTCCTTGGACTAACTTCAAGATTCTCTCTGTTTAAGATAAAAATTGATGAGACAGATTGTTCTGGATGTGGCGTTTGTCAAACTGTATGTAAGGCAGGATGTATAGATAACGAAAATAAAAAGATTGATTACGATAGATGCGTCAACTGTTTTAATTGCTTCACTGCCTGCCCTTCGAATGGAATTGTATATAAAAAATCGCTACAATCAATATTACTAAAAGAAAAAAAAGAAATTGATATTGATAAAAGAAAATTCTTCACAAGGCTTGTTATCGGAGTAATCGGATTATCTGACTTTTTAAAAGCACAGGTTAAAGTCATTCCCAAAAAGAAAAGTACAGTTCCTGTATTTAAAAATGTTTATCCTTCACCACCAGGTTCAGGAAGTGTAGAACATTATTATAGTAATTGTACAGCATGTCATCTCTGTGTTGCTGCCTGCCCGACTCACGTTTTGCAGCCATTATTTCTTGAACATGGTTTCTTTAATATACTCCAGCCTTTTCTGGATAACTCTGCAGCTTACTGCACATTTGAATGCATCAGATGCACTGAAGTTTGTCCAACAGGAGCGCTTCTTCCTATAACAGTTGAAGAGAAAACAAAAGATCAGATTGGGAAAACAATTTTTGTAAAAGAAAATTGTATCGTTGAAACTGAAGGAACGGAATGTGGTGCTTGTTCTGAACATTGCCCGACGAAGGCTGTGATTATGGTCCCATACAAGAACAACATAAAAATTCCCGAAGTTACAAATGAATATTGTGTCGGCTGCGGAGCTTGTGAATATGCCTGTCCAACTATTCCTTATAAAGCGATTTATGTTGAAGGAAATGAAATACATCAGATTGCAAAAGCCGCACCGCAGGAAAGGCTTCAACAGGAAATAGACTATAAGGAAGAATTTCCGTTCTGA
- a CDS encoding DUF971 domain-containing protein translates to MVPKTIKLKDKSSLEIIWEDDSLSNISLKYLRDECPCATCKGETVLLKTYRPPVKKMMTPEMYLIKNIEVVGEYAIQITWKDGHNTGIYTYEYLQELDKGQASEKKQDYDTLL, encoded by the coding sequence ATGGTACCCAAAACAATAAAATTAAAAGATAAATCTTCACTTGAAATTATCTGGGAGGATGATAGTTTAAGTAATATTTCATTGAAGTATTTGAGAGATGAATGTCCCTGCGCTACATGCAAAGGCGAAACAGTTCTTCTTAAAACCTACAGACCTCCGGTAAAAAAAATGATGACTCCGGAAATGTATTTGATCAAGAATATTGAAGTTGTTGGTGAGTATGCTATTCAGATTACATGGAAAGATGGTCATAACACCGGAATTTATACTTACGAATACCTGCAGGAACTTGATAAAGGTCAGGCATCAGAAAAGAAGCAGGACTATGATACACTTCTATGA
- a CDS encoding RNA methyltransferase gives MISKSELQYYSSLLTKKHRKSEKKFLVEGMKSVLEGINSNYECEVIFITNKFAEQYEDTIKMLEKAKKKTISLKQKEFEKLSDTETPQGIAAVFVKPGLEFSPELISDDKIIVMLDNISDPGNLGTIFRNCDWFGVKNILLSENIVDYTNPKVIRSSMGSVFHVNIFENINSDNLNALKKDGYEILAADLEGENVFTYRSDKKKILILSSESHGPTKEIEKLSDKKISIPKIGNAESLNVASASAVLLAQLTK, from the coding sequence ATGATCTCCAAATCTGAACTCCAATATTATTCTTCTCTGCTGACAAAAAAGCATCGCAAATCAGAAAAGAAATTTCTTGTTGAAGGAATGAAATCGGTGCTTGAGGGCATTAATAGCAACTATGAATGTGAAGTTATCTTTATAACTAACAAGTTTGCTGAACAGTACGAAGATACTATTAAAATGCTGGAAAAAGCGAAAAAGAAAACTATATCGCTGAAGCAAAAAGAGTTTGAAAAATTATCTGATACTGAAACGCCGCAAGGAATTGCTGCAGTGTTTGTGAAACCTGGGCTTGAATTTTCACCAGAATTAATTTCAGATGATAAAATTATTGTGATGCTCGATAACATTTCTGATCCCGGAAACCTTGGGACAATATTTCGTAATTGTGATTGGTTTGGTGTGAAAAATATTTTATTGAGTGAGAACATAGTAGATTATACAAATCCAAAAGTTATCCGGTCATCGATGGGTTCTGTTTTCCACGTAAACATTTTTGAAAATATAAATTCTGATAACTTGAATGCTTTGAAAAAAGATGGTTATGAAATTCTCGCTGCTGATCTCGAAGGTGAAAATGTTTTTACTTACAGAAGTGATAAGAAAAAAATATTAATCCTTTCCAGCGAGTCTCACGGTCCAACAAAAGAAATTGAAAAGTTAAGTGATAAAAAAATCAGCATACCGAAAATTGGCAATGCAGAATCGTTGAATGTTGCTTCAGCGTCTGCTGTTTTACTTGCTCAATTAACTAAATAA
- a CDS encoding RNA 3'-terminal phosphate cyclase — protein sequence MKKLIEIDGSFGEGGGQILRSSLSLSMYTQFPVVIKNIRAGRKKPGLMRQHLTAVKAAAEICDARVRGAEISSLKLYFDPAKIKSGNYNFDIGTAGSTTLVLQTVVPVLMLANGESNISLGGGTHNEFSPPVDFLNYSFFNQLRKMGPVVNINIGKFGFFPVGGGKIDVNVKPVKELNQIEIIEKGSQLNRKAIAYSSLIPESIGKSEMKIIQKKLGWNEVNCIAKMVDSPGPGNVIILIDENDNSTETFTGFGRKNYKLKNVIDDVLREYSEYVDADVPVYKYLADQLIIPMALAGGGSFITTEPTLHTMTIIEVVKKFLAINISVDKINEKQYQIRIGDKA from the coding sequence ATGAAAAAGCTCATTGAAATAGATGGTTCATTCGGAGAAGGAGGCGGCCAGATTCTCAGGTCGTCTCTTTCCTTATCAATGTATACTCAATTTCCGGTAGTTATTAAGAATATAAGAGCCGGAAGAAAAAAGCCCGGCTTAATGAGGCAACATCTCACTGCAGTAAAAGCTGCCGCAGAAATTTGTGATGCTCGAGTTCGAGGTGCTGAAATTAGTTCTTTGAAATTATACTTTGACCCCGCAAAAATTAAATCCGGTAATTACAATTTTGATATTGGAACTGCAGGAAGTACAACTCTTGTGCTTCAAACTGTTGTTCCCGTTCTTATGCTTGCGAATGGTGAATCGAACATTAGTTTAGGCGGTGGAACCCATAATGAATTTTCTCCGCCAGTAGATTTTCTGAATTATTCTTTTTTTAACCAGTTGAGAAAAATGGGACCTGTAGTAAATATTAATATCGGGAAATTCGGATTCTTTCCGGTAGGAGGTGGAAAGATTGATGTAAATGTTAAACCTGTTAAAGAACTGAACCAGATCGAAATCATTGAAAAAGGATCCCAGCTGAACAGGAAAGCAATTGCATACTCCTCACTAATTCCGGAAAGCATTGGTAAAAGTGAGATGAAGATCATTCAAAAAAAGCTGGGTTGGAATGAAGTAAACTGCATAGCAAAAATGGTTGATTCGCCAGGACCGGGAAATGTTATCATTCTCATCGATGAAAATGATAATTCAACAGAAACCTTTACCGGATTCGGAAGAAAAAATTATAAGTTGAAAAATGTAATCGATGATGTATTAAGAGAATATTCTGAATATGTGGACGCTGATGTTCCGGTGTATAAATATCTGGCTGATCAATTGATAATCCCGATGGCACTTGCTGGTGGCGGAAGTTTTATTACGACTGAACCAACTTTACATACAATGACAATCATTGAGGTTGTGAAAAAATTTTTAGCAATAAATATCAGCGTCGATAAAATTAATGAGAAGCAATATCAGATAAGAATTGGTGATAAAGCTTGA
- a CDS encoding HlyC/CorC family transporter, which translates to MNLYLVELVLFIISVFLAGLITAGEIALSSFGENKIEELKERGDTIWQKFHIVHKNPEPYYGTILLLYLTFIISSVVFGFLLSAKLINPDITEPRVGFYDDSLRLIISLILTIILIASFLTIFSYLIPKALGFKYSNFLGRVFVIILIPISKLFIVPARFLNKTSDLFLLPFKEKTNFAQAKPSEDEILDIIADGVKSGAIDEKEEKIIQNIIEFNDLKAGEVMVPRTEMISIDINETDETLLRNIILRGHTLIPVYEDSIDNIIGILHSKDVIKLLIESGSISSLKSLIRPAYFIPETKLISEILTEMQQRGERLAIVSDEYGGTEGVITIEDILEEIVGEIKNDAIIEQKEYYKFPDNKYFVLGSMQITDFNEVFTLTLPESDEYNTVAGFIAEQSGKILSLNETVEYGGVKFELIKKIRQKMVQFKIYSDTGEFKEKEKTE; encoded by the coding sequence ATGAACTTATATTTAGTTGAACTTGTATTATTTATTATCTCCGTGTTTCTGGCAGGATTAATTACTGCTGGAGAGATTGCACTATCATCATTTGGTGAAAATAAGATCGAAGAACTTAAAGAAAGGGGAGATACAATCTGGCAAAAGTTCCATATAGTACACAAAAATCCAGAGCCGTATTATGGAACCATACTTTTATTATACCTGACGTTTATAATTTCTTCTGTTGTATTCGGATTCCTGTTGAGCGCAAAGCTTATCAATCCGGATATAACCGAACCGAGAGTAGGATTTTATGATGATTCGCTCCGGTTAATAATATCACTTATTCTAACAATTATTTTAATCGCTTCATTCCTTACAATATTCAGCTATCTTATTCCAAAAGCACTTGGATTCAAGTATTCAAATTTTCTGGGAAGAGTGTTTGTAATAATTCTGATTCCTATCTCAAAACTCTTTATTGTTCCGGCAAGATTTCTGAATAAAACAAGTGATCTCTTTCTTCTGCCATTCAAGGAAAAAACAAATTTTGCTCAGGCAAAACCATCCGAGGATGAGATACTCGATATTATTGCTGACGGTGTCAAATCCGGAGCGATTGATGAGAAAGAAGAAAAAATAATTCAAAACATAATTGAGTTTAATGATTTGAAGGCCGGAGAAGTAATGGTTCCTCGTACCGAAATGATTTCGATTGATATTAATGAAACAGATGAAACACTACTGCGAAATATTATTTTAAGGGGACACACATTAATTCCGGTATATGAAGATTCGATTGATAATATAATTGGAATACTGCATAGTAAAGATGTTATAAAACTTCTGATAGAGTCTGGCTCGATATCTTCTTTAAAAAGTTTAATAAGACCAGCTTATTTTATTCCTGAAACAAAATTGATTTCTGAAATTCTAACTGAAATGCAGCAGCGAGGTGAACGTCTTGCAATTGTATCGGATGAATATGGCGGAACTGAAGGTGTCATAACGATTGAAGATATTCTTGAAGAAATTGTCGGTGAGATAAAGAACGATGCAATTATTGAACAAAAAGAGTATTATAAATTTCCTGATAATAAATACTTTGTTCTAGGTTCTATGCAGATAACTGATTTCAACGAAGTTTTTACTCTCACACTTCCTGAATCTGATGAATATAATACCGTTGCAGGATTTATAGCAGAACAGTCAGGTAAAATTTTAAGTCTCAATGAAACGGTTGAGTATGGAGGAGTAAAGTTTGAACTGATTAAAAAGATCCGACAAAAAATGGTCCAGTTCAAAATATATTCTGATACGGGTGAGTTTAAGGAAAAAGAAAAGACCGAATAA
- a CDS encoding slipin family protein, protein MFGKRRILAHERGLYFVDEQFVEILNEGSYWFTDPFKDEALDIVSVKEAWLVHKELESIIKSDKINKDELEVIDLKDNQRAVIWIDGRFDRILYSGIYALWKVGREVLVEVIDVKSPQFVHEKLDIIMDAGASKAVLNEFIVEDNHIGLYFENGNFIGNLKPGRYAFWIGISKVKLYQVDLRVKSSDISGQEIMTADKVSLRLNTLVNYRIVDAYKSVSMVEDSTQALYREAQLVLREVIGTRELEAILAEKDSVAKELEERLAARMIKYGIEVLSHGIRDIILPGDMKEILNKVILAKKEAEANLISRREETAAMRNQANTAKMLESNPVLMKLKELEVLEKIAARTDLKIMLGDKGLTDKIVNLL, encoded by the coding sequence ATGTTTGGTAAAAGAAGAATCCTTGCACACGAAAGAGGACTGTACTTTGTGGATGAACAATTTGTTGAAATACTCAACGAAGGTTCATACTGGTTTACAGATCCATTTAAAGATGAAGCACTTGATATTGTTTCTGTAAAAGAGGCGTGGCTTGTCCATAAGGAACTCGAATCAATAATCAAGTCCGATAAAATTAATAAAGATGAATTAGAAGTAATTGATCTAAAAGATAATCAACGTGCAGTCATTTGGATTGACGGAAGATTTGACAGAATTCTTTACTCTGGTATTTATGCTCTTTGGAAAGTTGGTCGTGAAGTTTTAGTGGAAGTGATCGATGTTAAAAGCCCACAATTTGTCCATGAAAAACTGGATATAATTATGGATGCAGGTGCATCGAAAGCTGTACTAAATGAATTCATTGTAGAAGACAACCATATTGGTCTGTACTTCGAGAATGGAAACTTCATAGGGAATCTCAAACCAGGCAGATATGCATTCTGGATAGGTATTTCCAAAGTAAAACTTTATCAGGTAGATCTGAGAGTAAAGTCAAGCGATATTTCCGGACAAGAAATTATGACTGCTGATAAAGTTTCTTTAAGACTAAATACCCTTGTTAACTACAGAATTGTAGATGCATACAAATCTGTATCAATGGTTGAAGATTCTACTCAGGCACTCTACAGAGAAGCTCAGCTTGTTCTTAGAGAAGTAATCGGAACAAGAGAACTTGAAGCGATACTTGCTGAAAAGGACTCTGTTGCGAAAGAGCTTGAGGAAAGACTAGCAGCAAGAATGATTAAGTACGGTATTGAGGTTCTGAGTCATGGAATCAGGGATATAATTCTTCCTGGTGATATGAAAGAGATACTGAACAAAGTTATCCTTGCTAAAAAAGAAGCAGAGGCAAATCTCATCTCCAGAAGAGAGGAGACTGCCGCAATGAGAAACCAGGCTAATACTGCTAAAATGCTCGAGAGCAATCCAGTACTTATGAAGCTCAAAGAGCTGGAAGTTCTTGAAAAGATCGCTGCAAGAACTGACCTGAAAATTATGCTTGGTGATAAAGGGTTAACTGACAAAATTGTTAACTTACTTTAA